The Triticum aestivum cultivar Chinese Spring chromosome 3A, IWGSC CS RefSeq v2.1, whole genome shotgun sequence genome includes a region encoding these proteins:
- the LOC123063303 gene encoding putative B3 domain-containing protein Os03g0621600: protein MSKPWMKQKELDEHRYWNHTGEQDKNFFKVMIGDFHERMIIPDKFAQHFRGQIGRTIKLASRHGYTSDVQITKNLAKLVLDSGWKAFARAHNLRTGDFLVFKYDGNSELKVLIFGPSGCEKIPACNLMKNAAPAKEWWGNTASIVNTCHNLPMKLPHSGKQIRPSKDSSRQGNDIINVSSSSSPSESAGGVSSSEDDHSLSGCILAKGTLLNLNHLQKKQLEEKIRAMNSEIPIYGCVIRKSSIYGKTRTLEISRKYAEVYLPFVEQMVTLQHHGKKWEVRCCVKNKKSKRLMRGWMHFVRGNNLQLGDVCLFELLRNKKKYVMNVHIIRKSL, encoded by the exons ATGAGCAAGCCATGGATGAAACAGAAGGAGCTGGACGAACATCGCTACTGGAACCACACAGGCGAGCAAGATAAGAATTTCTTCAAGGTTATGATTGGCGACTTCCATGAGAGAATG ATCATACCAGATAAGTTTGCCCAACATTTCAGGGGGCAAATAGGGCGAACTATTAAGCTAGCATCACGCCATGGCTATACTTCTGATGTTCAGATTACCAAGAATTTGGCGAAACTAGTCCTTGATTCTGGATGGAAGGCGTTTGCTCGCGCCCATAACTTGAGAACGGGGGACTTTCTTGTGTTCAAGTATGATGGCAACTCTGAACTGAAGGTTTTGATCTTTGGCCCGAGCGGTTGCGAGAAAATTCCGGCGTGCAATCTCATGAAAAATGCTGCTCCTGCTAAAGAATGGTGGGGAAACACTGCTAGCATTGTAAACACTTGTCACAATCTTCCCATGAAACTTCCACATAGTGGAAAACAAATTAGGCCAAGCAAGGATAGCTCAAGGCAGGGGAATGACATCATCAATGTCAGCTCGTCGAGCTCTCCATCAGAATCAGCAG GAGGTGTTTCATCTTCAGAAGATGATCATTCCCTCTCAGGTTGTATCCTGGCAAAGGGCACCCTCTTGAATCTAAATCATCTGCAGAAGAAGCAACTTGAAGAAAAAATCCGAGCTATGAATTCCGAAATCCCCATTTATGGGTGTGTCATAAGGAAGAGCAGTATTTATGGAAAAACCCGCACCCTT GAAATATCAAGAAAATATGCTGAAGTATACCTTCCATTTGTGGAACAAATGGTGACCCTTCAGCACCATGGCAAGAAGTGGGAAGTGCGGTGTTGTGTTAAGAACAAAAAATCCAAAAGGCTTATGAGAGGGTGGATGCATTTTGTGCGTGGCAATAACTTGCAGCTGGGAGATGTCTGCCTCTTTGAGCTACTGAGAAACAAGAAGAAGTATGTGATGAATGTCCATATCATTCGCAAATCCCTTTAG